From the genome of Candidatus Goldiibacteriota bacterium HGW-Goldbacteria-1, one region includes:
- a CDS encoding preprotein translocase subunit SecY: MNNSLVNIFRIPELKKRLLFVLGMLFVFRLGTHIPTPGIDTHVMNSLISSQSGGLLGFLDMFSGGALRNFTIFALGIMPYISASIILQLLTAVIPVLEALSKEGDSGRKKITQYTRYLTVAICAVQSFGITFWLKSVTMGGMPLVPEFSLFFQITTMLTLTTGTIFLMWLGEQMTEHGIGNGMSILILAGILASIPGQFVSMGALWKAGSINLFQIIAFAAIMISLTALAVVSQQSFRKIPVQYAQRIVGRKIYRGQSTNLPLKVDYSGVIAVIFASSVMILPAMIAKFFERPGQTGITADILNGIQAWLAPGAPVYVLLYIALIIFFCYFYTAISFNPNDLAENMKKNGGFVPGIRPGKPTADYINDILTHITLGGALMIVLIAVIPDMFGRIFEIGFYFGGTTILIIVGVALDTVSQMESHLLMRHYDGFMKTGKIRGRRG; this comes from the coding sequence ATGAACAATTCACTCGTAAACATATTCAGGATACCGGAGCTTAAGAAAAGGTTATTATTCGTGCTTGGAATGCTATTTGTTTTCAGGCTTGGGACTCACATACCAACGCCGGGCATTGATACGCATGTTATGAACAGCCTTATCAGCTCCCAGTCGGGCGGGCTTCTTGGTTTTCTTGATATGTTCTCGGGCGGCGCGTTAAGAAATTTCACGATATTTGCGCTTGGAATTATGCCGTATATTTCAGCTTCCATTATACTTCAGCTTTTAACCGCTGTAATACCAGTTCTTGAAGCGCTTTCTAAAGAAGGCGATTCCGGAAGAAAAAAAATCACACAGTATACAAGGTACCTGACAGTGGCTATCTGCGCTGTTCAGTCATTCGGTATTACTTTCTGGCTTAAGTCTGTGACTATGGGCGGAATGCCCCTTGTTCCGGAATTTTCTTTATTCTTTCAGATAACAACAATGCTTACCCTTACCACCGGTACAATATTTCTTATGTGGCTTGGCGAGCAGATGACAGAACACGGTATAGGAAACGGTATGTCAATCCTTATTCTTGCCGGTATCCTTGCAAGTATTCCGGGGCAGTTTGTATCAATGGGAGCCTTATGGAAAGCCGGTTCAATTAACCTGTTCCAGATAATAGCATTTGCAGCTATAATGATATCTCTTACAGCATTGGCGGTTGTATCGCAGCAGTCATTCAGAAAGATACCGGTCCAGTACGCGCAGAGGATAGTTGGAAGAAAAATATACAGGGGGCAGAGCACTAACCTGCCGTTAAAAGTTGATTATTCCGGCGTTATTGCCGTTATCTTTGCTTCTTCAGTTATGATTCTTCCGGCCATGATTGCAAAGTTTTTTGAAAGGCCCGGACAGACCGGCATTACTGCAGATATCCTAAATGGAATTCAGGCATGGCTTGCACCCGGCGCTCCGGTTTATGTGTTGTTGTATATTGCGCTTATAATTTTCTTCTGTTATTTTTACACAGCTATTTCTTTTAACCCGAATGACCTTGCAGAGAATATGAAAAAGAACGGCGGTTTTGTTCCTGGAATAAGGCCGGGAAAACCAACTGCTGATTATATTAATGACATTCTTACGCACATTACCCTTGGCGGCGCATTAATGATTGTTTTAATAGCTGTAATACCCGATATGTTCGGCAGAATATTTGAAATAGGTTTTTATTTTGGCGGAACAACTATTCTTATTATAGTGGGTGTTGCGCTTGATACTGTTTCACAGATGGAATCGCACCTTTTAATGAGGCATTATGACGGATTTATGAAGACTGGAAAAATCAGAGGCCGCAGAGGCTAA
- a CDS encoding adenylate kinase produces MIFILLGPPGAGKGTYSQKLIEIYKIPQISTGDILRASVKAGTPVGLKAKEYMDKGALVPDEVIIGIVEERIKENDCKNGFLLDGFPRTVAQADALGELFKKNNLDLKGVINIIVDKDVLFKRLTGRRMCKACGAGFNVNTMPSKKDGICDACGGELFQRNDDKPDTIENRLVVYDKQTAPLIEYYRSRNVLKDVNASNGSVVDIVSMIKAALESK; encoded by the coding sequence ATGATTTTCATTCTATTAGGACCACCCGGAGCAGGAAAAGGAACATATTCACAGAAGTTAATTGAAATTTATAAGATACCGCAGATTTCAACCGGTGATATTTTAAGGGCATCAGTTAAAGCCGGAACGCCTGTAGGGCTTAAAGCAAAAGAATATATGGATAAAGGCGCTCTTGTGCCGGATGAAGTTATAATAGGGATCGTAGAAGAAAGAATTAAGGAAAATGACTGTAAGAACGGATTCCTGCTTGATGGTTTTCCAAGGACGGTTGCGCAGGCAGACGCGCTTGGTGAACTTTTTAAAAAGAATAACCTTGATCTTAAAGGCGTAATAAACATAATAGTTGATAAAGATGTTCTTTTCAAAAGGCTTACAGGACGCAGAATGTGTAAAGCCTGCGGTGCGGGATTTAATGTAAACACAATGCCGTCAAAGAAAGACGGAATTTGTGACGCCTGCGGCGGTGAACTTTTCCAGAGAAATGATGATAAACCGGATACAATAGAGAACAGGCTGGTTGTTTATGATAAACAGACTGCGCCTCTTATTGAATATTACAGGTCAAGAAATGTGCTTAAAGATGTCAATGCTTCAAATGGCAGTGTTGTTGATATAGTTTCAATGATAAAGGCAGCACTGGAAAGCAAGTAA
- a CDS encoding 50S ribosomal protein L30 yields the protein MSKLKVTLKRGLAGKNNKNREIVRVMGLRKVGDTKEYEKTPSIEGMIKKVAYLLNVEEK from the coding sequence ATGTCAAAGCTTAAAGTTACATTAAAAAGAGGACTTGCCGGAAAAAATAACAAGAACAGGGAAATAGTAAGAGTTATGGGACTTAGGAAAGTCGGCGACACCAAAGAATATGAAAAGACACCATCGATTGAAGGTATGATTAAAAAAGTTGCATACCTTTTAAATGTTGAAGAGAAATAA
- a CDS encoding 50S ribosomal protein L15, with translation MKFSDLKITKSKRKKKTRIGRGIGTGMGKTSAYGAKGQRARSGGAKAPWFEGGQQRLTQRIPKSGFNSPFPTEYEIVNVSTLDKKFNAGDTVDTAALYSKGCISKKGSLVKILGDGEITKALKVKADKLSKTAEDKIKKAGGEVLAK, from the coding sequence ATGAAATTTAGCGATCTAAAGATAACAAAAAGCAAAAGAAAAAAGAAGACCAGAATCGGGCGAGGAATAGGAACCGGTATGGGTAAAACTTCCGCGTATGGCGCCAAAGGACAGAGGGCAAGAAGCGGCGGCGCGAAAGCACCGTGGTTTGAAGGCGGACAGCAGAGGTTAACACAGAGAATACCAAAGTCCGGTTTTAACAGCCCTTTCCCGACAGAATACGAAATTGTAAATGTATCCACCCTTGATAAGAAATTTAATGCCGGTGATACTGTTGACACGGCAGCCCTTTATTCAAAAGGGTGCATAAGTAAAAAAGGATCTCTTGTTAAGATACTTGGCGACGGGGAAATAACAAAAGCGTTAAAAGTGAAGGCTGATAAGTTATCCAAAACAGCAGAAGACAAGATTAAAAAAGCGGGCGGAGAGGTACTGGCTAAATGA